One Bacillota bacterium genomic region harbors:
- a CDS encoding DUF4038 domain-containing protein: protein MELLQVSENKRFLMQGDGRPFFWLADTAWELFHRLNREEAKSYLKTRARQGFNVIQAVALAEKDGLRVGNAYGRVPLRLNSAGEYDPTKPDLAPEGEYDYWDHVDYIVDTAASVGLYIGFLPTWGDKFNAKWGIGPEIFTLENARQYGQWLGRRYRERKNIIWIVGGDRPLETKGHFQIVEQMALGLREGDGGAHPITFHPTGERSSSLHVHLEPWLDFNMIQSGHRQRNGANYNLITTDYEKEPIKPTLDGEPRYEDHPVNFQPAEGYFDAADVRQAAYWSVFAGGAGVTYGHHSVWSMTTEPSDYFIMDYRQALTRPGAAQMNYLRRLMESRPYFERIPDQSLIVTNYEGANHVRATRGKAYAFLYLPNGLPVKVKMGVISGETVIATWYDPRQGISHRIGELPNAGISEFVPPSSGRGNDWVLILDDASQNFPQP from the coding sequence ATGGAGCTGCTTCAGGTCAGCGAGAACAAGAGATTCTTGATGCAAGGCGACGGAAGGCCCTTTTTCTGGTTAGCAGATACCGCCTGGGAGCTGTTTCATCGCCTAAACAGAGAAGAGGCGAAGAGCTATCTAAAAACCCGAGCTAGGCAGGGATTCAACGTTATCCAAGCGGTAGCCCTGGCGGAAAAGGATGGTCTAAGGGTTGGTAATGCCTATGGTCGAGTACCCCTTCGTCTCAACTCTGCAGGGGAATATGATCCTACCAAACCGGATTTGGCCCCAGAGGGGGAGTACGATTACTGGGATCATGTAGATTACATCGTTGATACCGCAGCCAGCGTTGGTCTTTATATCGGTTTTCTACCCACATGGGGTGATAAGTTCAACGCCAAATGGGGGATCGGGCCAGAGATCTTTACACTGGAGAATGCCAGGCAGTACGGCCAGTGGTTGGGCAGGAGATATCGCGAGCGGAAGAACATCATCTGGATAGTGGGAGGAGACCGTCCCCTGGAAACCAAGGGGCACTTTCAGATAGTTGAGCAGATGGCCCTGGGCCTGAGGGAAGGCGATGGCGGCGCCCATCCAATAACCTTCCACCCAACGGGGGAAAGGTCTTCATCTCTGCATGTTCATTTGGAACCATGGCTGGATTTCAATATGATTCAGTCCGGTCATCGGCAACGAAATGGCGCCAATTACAACCTGATTACCACAGACTACGAGAAGGAGCCCATCAAGCCGACCCTGGATGGTGAACCAAGATATGAGGATCACCCGGTAAACTTCCAGCCCGCGGAGGGGTATTTTGATGCAGCCGATGTCCGGCAGGCTGCCTATTGGTCCGTCTTTGCCGGCGGAGCTGGGGTGACCTACGGTCATCACAGTGTTTGGTCTATGACGACAGAGCCTTCGGACTATTTTATTATGGACTATCGGCAGGCTCTAACCCGTCCCGGTGCCGCTCAGATGAACTATCTGAGGCGACTGATGGAGTCGAGACCCTATTTTGAACGGATTCCCGATCAGTCCCTGATTGTGACGAACTACGAGGGTGCTAACCACGTTCGGGCCACCAGGGGAAAGGCCTATGCTTTCTTGTACCTTCCCAACGGCTTACCGGTCAAGGTAAAGATGGGTGTTATCTCCGGAGAGACTGTAATCGCCACCTGGTATGATCCGAGACAGGGCATCAGTCACAGAATTGGGGAGCTGCCTAACGCTGGTATTTCTGAGTTTGTCCCTCCCTCCAGTGGACGGGGCAATGATTGGGTCTTGATCCTTGACGACGCCAGCCAGAACTTCCCGCAGCCATAA
- a CDS encoding spore coat protein, translating to MSLQLTQKETMLLKDQLSHEELCIQKYREYAQRAQDPALKDLFNQYAAAEQTHYDTINQMLQGQVPQMGQGQAQGQSGQGQQMQMTQPQAQGQTGAAEANQGDALLCQDMLSTEKYVSSTYDVTIFEAVSPAVRQALQHIQREEQNHGEGIFRYMQAHGMYNPQ from the coding sequence ACAATGTTGCTGAAGGATCAGCTAAGTCATGAAGAGCTTTGTATCCAGAAGTACAGGGAGTATGCCCAAAGGGCACAAGATCCGGCGTTAAAAGACCTCTTCAATCAGTACGCGGCAGCGGAACAAACCCACTACGACACGATCAATCAAATGCTGCAGGGGCAAGTGCCCCAGATGGGTCAAGGCCAGGCTCAGGGACAGTCGGGACAAGGACAGCAGATGCAAATGACTCAGCCCCAGGCTCAAGGTCAGACCGGTGCAGCTGAGGCAAACCAAGGAGATGCTCTTTTGTGCCAGGACATGCTGTCCACGGAGAAATACGTATCGAGCACCTATGATGTCACGATATTTGAAGCTGTGAGTCCTGCAGTCCGTCAAGCACTGCAGCACATCCAGCGGGAAGAGCAAAACCATGGTGAGGGGATTTTCCGGTACATGCAGGCCCATGGTATGTACAATCCGCAATAG